One genomic window of Clostridioides sp. ES-S-0054-01 includes the following:
- a CDS encoding carbohydrate ABC transporter permease gives MDIIQPIKKDKIDIKKIASKSIEVLILLLLSAIFIFPFIWMLSTSFKNPQEMMQLPPTIIPNDIVLENYSTAWNSGPFFRYLLNSVFVTGSVLIIQFLVMVPAAYAFSKIKFKGEKMLFGLLLIGLMIPPQVTFLPVYMMMSKLGFINTYVPLIIPFMTSSFGIFLLRQNFMQISDEIIEAAKLDNASDLKIMFKIMVPMAKPAVITFILFNFIYHWNNYFWPLVMTNTDAIRTLPIGVALLKSSEGITAWNVIMAGNIILILPIILVYIFANKKVKEAFMYSGIK, from the coding sequence ATGGATATTATACAACCTATCAAAAAAGACAAAATTGATATAAAAAAAATAGCATCAAAATCAATAGAAGTATTAATTTTACTACTTTTATCTGCAATATTTATATTCCCTTTTATATGGATGTTATCAACATCTTTTAAAAATCCACAAGAAATGATGCAATTACCGCCTACTATTATACCAAATGATATAGTTTTAGAAAATTATAGTACAGCATGGAATTCAGGTCCATTTTTTAGATACTTACTAAATAGTGTATTTGTAACAGGAAGTGTTCTAATTATACAGTTTTTAGTGATGGTTCCAGCAGCTTATGCATTTTCTAAGATTAAATTCAAAGGTGAGAAAATGTTATTTGGGCTTTTGCTTATAGGACTTATGATTCCGCCACAAGTAACTTTTCTACCGGTGTATATGATGATGAGTAAGCTTGGATTTATAAACACATATGTTCCGCTTATAATTCCATTTATGACATCTTCATTTGGCATATTTCTACTTAGACAAAATTTTATGCAGATTTCAGATGAGATTATTGAAGCAGCTAAACTAGATAATGCTTCTGATTTAAAAATAATGTTTAAAATAATGGTTCCTATGGCAAAACCAGCAGTAATAACATTTATATTATTCAATTTTATATATCATTGGAACAATTACTTCTGGCCTTTAGTAATGACAAATACAGATGCCATAAGAACTTTACCAATAGGAGTAGCACTTCTTAAATCTTCAGAAGGAATTACTGCATGGAATGTAATAATGGCAGGAAATATAATTCTAATTTTACCAATAATTCTTGTATATATATTTGCAAATAAAAAGGTAAAGGAAGCTTTTATGTATTCAGGAATAAAATAA
- a CDS encoding cobalt-factor II C(20)-methyltransferase, with protein MKKALLVVSFGTSYNETREKTIDICENKIKNSLKNYDFFRAYTSNMIINKIRKRDGIEIDNPIQALDKIYEQGYDEVIIQTLHIICGEEFNKLKEQVESYSSKFKKIVLGRPLLTHIEDYQESVEAIKHQMPHMENDEAVVFMGHGTLHESHSAYPALEYMLRDNGINAYVGTVEGYPEIEHVIRRLKEGNIKTVNLMPFMLVAGDHAVNDMAGDEEDSWKTILEENGFNVNIHLKGLGENPYIQDKFVRHATKCAENVKFYGIGAGPGDSSLLTMKAVSILKKLDILYTPESKKGGDSLALSIVKEYLNESIEIKSRHFPMCFDGNEKNIAWDNIAEEIVSDVKNGKNVGFVTLGDPMIYSTYVYIMKRISDEIEVETIPGISSFSNIASNQNFPLVMDKEALVVVPCTMEDDKIEHALQNYNSIVLMKVYKNFKDIIKKLEKYNLIEHAILVSNSSQEGETVFKDLREAHLEDKISYFSTILINKENKIN; from the coding sequence ATGAAGAAGGCATTATTAGTAGTGAGTTTTGGTACAAGCTATAATGAAACGAGAGAAAAGACAATAGATATATGTGAAAATAAAATAAAAAATTCATTAAAAAACTATGATTTTTTTAGAGCTTATACATCAAATATGATAATAAATAAAATAAGAAAAAGAGATGGAATAGAGATAGATAATCCAATACAAGCTTTAGATAAAATATATGAACAAGGATATGATGAAGTAATAATTCAAACTCTTCATATTATATGTGGAGAAGAATTTAATAAGTTAAAAGAACAAGTGGAAAGCTACTCATCTAAATTTAAAAAGATTGTATTAGGAAGACCTTTACTTACACATATTGAGGACTATCAAGAATCTGTAGAGGCGATTAAACATCAAATGCCTCATATGGAAAATGACGAAGCAGTAGTATTTATGGGACATGGAACTCTTCATGAATCACATTCAGCATATCCAGCATTGGAATATATGCTTAGAGATAATGGAATAAATGCTTATGTTGGGACAGTTGAAGGATATCCAGAAATAGAACATGTAATAAGAAGGCTGAAAGAAGGAAACATAAAAACTGTAAATTTGATGCCATTTATGTTAGTTGCAGGTGACCATGCTGTAAATGATATGGCAGGAGATGAAGAAGATTCTTGGAAAACAATCTTAGAAGAGAATGGGTTTAATGTAAACATACATTTAAAAGGTCTGGGTGAAAATCCTTATATACAAGATAAATTTGTTCGTCATGCGACTAAATGTGCAGAAAATGTTAAGTTTTATGGTATAGGAGCAGGTCCAGGAGATAGTTCTTTACTTACTATGAAAGCAGTTAGTATATTAAAAAAATTAGATATTTTATATACTCCAGAATCAAAAAAAGGTGGAGATAGCTTAGCTTTATCAATAGTTAAAGAATACTTAAATGAATCAATAGAGATAAAATCTAGACATTTTCCAATGTGTTTTGATGGAAATGAAAAAAATATAGCGTGGGACAATATAGCTGAAGAGATTGTTTCAGATGTTAAGAATGGTAAAAATGTAGGATTTGTTACATTAGGAGACCCTATGATTTATAGCACGTATGTGTACATAATGAAAAGAATATCAGATGAGATAGAAGTGGAAACTATACCAGGAATTTCATCATTTTCTAATATAGCATCCAATCAAAATTTCCCATTAGTAATGGATAAGGAAGCCTTAGTAGTAGTTCCTTGTACTATGGAAGATGATAAAATAGAACATGCTTTACAAAATTATAACTCAATAGTATTGATGAAAGTATATAAGAACTTTAAAGATATAATAAAAAAACTAGAAAAATATAATCTAATAGAACATGCTATTTTAGTAAGCAATTCGTCTCAAGAAGGTGAAACTGTATTTAAAGATTTACGAGAGGCACATCTTGAAGATAAAATATCTTATTTTTCTACAATACTAATAAATAAAGAGAACAAAATAAACTAA
- a CDS encoding ABC transporter ATP-binding protein has translation MANIRLENVTKSYNKKNTVIENLNLTIEDGSFTVLVGPSGCGKSTTLRMIAGLEDITSGKLKIEENDVTKMDASKRDIAMVFQNYALYPHMTVRENIEFGLKNKKVAKEKREKLILEVIDVVGLQDYLNVKPGNLSGGQRQRVALARAMVKNPKVFLMDEPLSNLDAKLRNQMRTELIQLHQKLKSTFVYVTHDQVEAMSMADKIVIMNKGKIMQIGSPKKIYQNPKNLFVAQFIGNPCMNILNMKNDVKLGFRPEKATLESINIDGKNDSVFSLFGKVMTKEVLGNETIYCLSVLNSEVRVKTENDIFDIGRTLRISLLEKDLYYFDKHGERIEDIKKCKNMYSKIKGDIYEKAI, from the coding sequence ATGGCAAATATAAGACTAGAAAATGTCACAAAATCTTATAATAAAAAAAATACTGTTATAGAAAACTTAAATCTTACTATAGAAGATGGTTCTTTTACAGTGTTGGTAGGTCCAAGCGGATGTGGGAAATCTACAACATTAAGAATGATTGCAGGTCTTGAGGATATAACTTCAGGTAAGTTGAAAATTGAAGAAAATGATGTAACAAAAATGGATGCTAGTAAAAGAGATATAGCTATGGTATTTCAAAACTATGCACTATATCCACATATGACTGTTAGAGAAAATATAGAGTTTGGACTTAAAAATAAGAAAGTAGCAAAAGAAAAAAGAGAAAAACTTATACTAGAAGTTATTGATGTAGTAGGGTTACAAGATTATTTAAATGTGAAACCAGGTAACCTATCTGGAGGTCAAAGACAAAGAGTAGCACTTGCTAGAGCAATGGTTAAAAATCCAAAGGTATTTTTAATGGATGAGCCATTATCAAATCTAGATGCTAAATTAAGAAATCAAATGAGAACAGAATTAATACAATTACATCAAAAGCTAAAATCAACATTTGTTTATGTAACTCACGACCAGGTTGAAGCAATGTCTATGGCAGATAAGATAGTTATAATGAACAAAGGTAAGATAATGCAAATAGGTTCTCCAAAGAAAATATATCAAAATCCTAAAAACTTATTTGTGGCGCAGTTTATTGGAAATCCTTGTATGAATATACTAAATATGAAAAATGATGTCAAACTTGGATTTAGACCAGAAAAAGCAACACTAGAGAGTATAAATATAGATGGAAAAAATGATAGTGTATTTAGCCTATTTGGAAAAGTCATGACTAAAGAAGTCTTGGGAAATGAAACTATATATTGTCTGTCTGTTCTTAATAGTGAGGTAAGAGTTAAAACAGAAAATGATATATTTGATATTGGAAGAACTTTAAGAATAAGTTTGTTAGAAAAAGATTTATATTATTTTGATAAACATGGAGAAAGAATAGAAGATATAAAAAAATGTAAAAATATGTATTCTAAAATTAAAGGAGATATTTATGAAAAAGCGATTTAA
- a CDS encoding sugar ABC transporter permease, which produces MKKRFNKAYLYITPAIIGTLLFIVYPIIKTISLSFKSGSLLSSTFENVGLNNYIELLKNPEFIQTIINTAIYTFFMVAISISLAVVLAVWLNKNSIIHNLTQSIIFTPHVISLVSVAVLWLWIMEPQYGFLNWILSTLHLPTSKWLSSENSALMSLILIGIWKTLGYNILIVLSCLKSIPNYIYEASKLDNANKITNFFKVTLPLLSPTIFFLMITTTTASFQVFDEISIMTQGGPLGSTNMLSYYIYESGFIYYDIGQANAASMFLLAIVMIATYANFRLLSKKVHYQ; this is translated from the coding sequence ATGAAAAAGCGATTTAATAAAGCCTATTTATATATAACACCTGCTATTATAGGAACTCTATTGTTTATAGTATATCCAATAATTAAGACAATATCTCTAAGTTTCAAATCAGGTAGTCTTCTTAGTTCAACTTTTGAAAATGTAGGTTTAAACAATTATATAGAACTTTTAAAGAATCCAGAATTTATACAGACTATAATAAATACTGCAATCTATACTTTTTTTATGGTGGCTATATCTATCTCATTAGCTGTAGTTCTTGCTGTTTGGTTAAATAAAAACTCTATAATACACAATTTGACACAAAGTATAATCTTTACACCACATGTAATTTCATTAGTATCTGTTGCTGTATTATGGCTTTGGATTATGGAGCCACAATATGGTTTTTTAAACTGGATACTGTCAACATTGCATTTACCAACATCAAAGTGGCTTTCAAGTGAAAATTCAGCTTTGATGTCACTAATTCTGATAGGTATATGGAAAACTCTAGGATATAATATTTTAATAGTGTTATCATGTCTTAAATCTATACCAAACTATATATATGAGGCATCTAAATTAGATAATGCAAACAAAATAACTAATTTCTTTAAGGTGACCTTACCACTATTATCACCGACAATATTTTTTCTTATGATAACAACAACAACTGCATCATTTCAAGTATTTGATGAGATAAGTATAATGACACAAGGTGGTCCATTAGGTTCGACCAACATGTTATCTTATTATATATATGAGTCTGGGTTTATATATTATGACATAGGACAAGCAAATGCAGCGAGTATGTTTTTATTAGCTATAGTTATGATTGCTACATATGCTAATTTCAGATTACTGTCAAAGAAAGTTCACTATCAATAA
- a CDS encoding bifunctional precorrin-2 dehydrogenase/sirohydrochlorin ferrochelatase, translated as MLYPINLKLDDLDVVIIGGGEVAYRKCKNFLEFNKSVTIVSKQILNKFYESEGNIKIIKDDYKEVYIESASVIVAATNNRELNMEIGLYCRAKNKLVNVVDNVEISNFTVPSYIKRGDLLISISTGGKSPSLSSKIKKELEERYTEDYEEYLNVLGDIRKKVIKKYEDKIKRKDILNRLITLDLEELKKFDI; from the coding sequence ATGCTGTATCCTATTAATTTAAAATTAGATGATTTAGATGTAGTTATAATTGGTGGAGGAGAAGTTGCATATAGGAAATGTAAAAATTTTTTAGAATTCAATAAGAGTGTTACTATAGTTTCTAAACAAATTTTAAATAAGTTTTATGAGTCAGAAGGAAATATAAAAATAATAAAGGATGATTATAAAGAAGTGTATATAGAGAGTGCTTCTGTAATAGTCGCTGCTACAAATAATAGGGAATTGAATATGGAAATAGGATTATATTGTAGAGCAAAAAATAAATTAGTAAATGTTGTTGACAACGTAGAAATATCAAATTTTACTGTTCCATCATATATAAAAAGAGGCGATTTACTTATAAGTATATCTACTGGGGGTAAAAGTCCTTCATTATCATCAAAGATAAAGAAAGAGCTTGAGGAGAGATACACTGAAGATTATGAGGAATATTTAAATGTATTAGGTGATATTAGAAAAAAAGTTATAAAAAAATATGAAGATAAAATTAAAAGAAAAGATATACTCAATAGGTTGATAACACTAGATTTAGAAGAGTTAAAAAAATTTGATATATAA
- the cobA gene encoding uroporphyrinogen-III C-methyltransferase has translation MKGKVYLVGAGPGDYKLMTLKGLECIRKSDVIVYDRLANSSYLREAKPGCELIYVGKASSNHILPQEDINRIIVEKAKEGKYVTRLKGGDPYVFGRGGEEAETLVDEGIEFEVIPGITSAIGGLCYAGIPITHRDHASSFHVITGHLKDDDSEELNWNALANNKGTLVFLMGISNLKRISENLMKEGKDKDTAVALISWATRYNQRVVTSTLENVYETAIKEEVKPPTLIVVGSVVGLREKLNFFENKPLFGKSIAVTRSRNQNSVLVEKIMDLGGNPVEIPTIKIEKLQNNIKLENEIKSINKYNYLILTSKNAVEIFFEKIYEMNFDLRILSNLKVCAIGSATSNELRKRGIIADIVPKKFVAESLYEELMPILKSSDNILIPRAENARDYLVDKLKNICEVTEVHTYRTVIDESKKDEILDILNSNDIDYITFTSSSTVNNLVEIIGKENIKILDKIKTLSIGPITTETINSLGIKLYKEATKSTIDSLVDLIIKN, from the coding sequence ATGAAGGGTAAGGTTTACTTAGTAGGGGCAGGACCAGGTGATTATAAACTTATGACTTTAAAAGGTTTGGAGTGTATAAGAAAATCTGATGTAATAGTATATGATAGATTAGCAAATAGTAGTTACCTAAGGGAGGCTAAGCCTGGTTGTGAACTTATATATGTAGGAAAGGCATCAAGTAATCATATTTTGCCACAGGAAGATATAAATAGAATTATAGTAGAAAAAGCTAAAGAAGGAAAATATGTGACTCGTCTTAAGGGAGGAGACCCTTATGTATTTGGTAGAGGAGGCGAAGAAGCAGAGACTTTAGTAGATGAAGGTATAGAATTTGAAGTAATTCCAGGTATAACCTCTGCTATAGGAGGTTTATGTTATGCTGGTATTCCTATAACACATAGAGATCATGCTTCATCATTTCATGTAATAACAGGTCATTTGAAGGATGATGATAGTGAAGAATTAAATTGGAATGCTCTTGCGAATAATAAGGGTACTCTTGTATTTTTAATGGGAATCTCAAACTTAAAGAGAATAAGTGAAAACTTAATGAAAGAGGGAAAAGATAAAGATACAGCAGTTGCTCTTATAAGTTGGGCAACTAGATATAATCAAAGAGTTGTTACATCTACACTTGAGAATGTTTATGAAACTGCTATTAAAGAAGAAGTAAAGCCACCAACCCTTATAGTAGTTGGAAGTGTTGTGGGTCTTAGAGAAAAGTTGAACTTCTTTGAGAATAAGCCTTTGTTTGGAAAAAGTATTGCTGTAACTAGGTCTAGAAATCAAAATAGTGTATTGGTAGAAAAAATAATGGATTTAGGTGGAAATCCAGTTGAAATACCTACTATAAAGATAGAAAAGCTACAAAATAATATTAAGTTAGAAAACGAAATAAAAAGTATAAACAAATATAATTATCTAATATTAACTAGTAAAAATGCTGTAGAAATCTTTTTTGAAAAGATATATGAAATGAATTTTGATTTAAGGATATTATCTAATTTAAAAGTATGTGCTATAGGTTCTGCTACATCAAATGAATTGAGAAAAAGAGGAATTATAGCAGATATAGTACCAAAAAAATTTGTGGCAGAGTCACTGTATGAAGAGTTAATGCCTATTTTGAAAAGTAGTGATAATATACTTATACCAAGAGCAGAAAATGCTAGAGACTATCTAGTTGACAAGCTTAAGAATATTTGTGAGGTAACAGAAGTACATACGTATAGAACCGTAATAGATGAAAGTAAAAAAGATGAGATATTAGATATTTTAAATTCTAATGATATAGATTATATAACTTTTACTAGTTCCTCAACAGTAAATAATCTTGTTGAAATTATAGGAAAAGAAAATATTAAAATATTAGACAAAATAAAAACACTATCTATAGGACCTATAACTACAGAGACAATAAATAGTTTAGGTATAAAGTTATATAAAGAAGCTACTAAATCTACGATAGATTCGTTAGTAGATTTAATTATAAAGAATTAA
- the hemC gene encoding hydroxymethylbilane synthase encodes MNIVVGTRGSNLALIQTEWVINELKKKYPDISFEIKVIKTKGDLIQNVSLDKIGDKGLFVKEIEQQLLDGKIDVAVHSMKDMPSYLADGLKFAHTPKREDPRDVLILREGYKNLDDLPHGAVIGTGSKRRKFQLLKQRPDLNVVQVRGNVETRIRKIKDENMHGIVLAASGIIRANLQDKISSYLPVDVVIPAPAQGALAIEIRSNDSNIEKIVNSLKDENTEIQILAERGFLDGVNGSCHIPMAAYCEIIQDKIHLTGLYGDSEGNKIVIKSIDGDISSPRELGLKLAKLVLKEYENYEG; translated from the coding sequence ATGAATATTGTGGTTGGAACTAGGGGTAGTAATCTAGCACTTATACAAACAGAATGGGTAATTAATGAACTAAAAAAGAAGTATCCAGATATTAGTTTTGAGATTAAAGTCATAAAGACAAAAGGGGATTTGATTCAAAATGTTTCCCTAGATAAAATAGGCGATAAAGGGTTGTTTGTCAAAGAAATAGAGCAACAATTATTAGATGGAAAGATAGACGTAGCAGTACATAGTATGAAGGATATGCCATCTTATTTAGCAGATGGACTAAAATTTGCTCACACACCTAAGAGAGAAGACCCAAGAGATGTTCTGATACTTAGAGAAGGATATAAAAACTTAGATGATTTACCTCATGGAGCAGTAATAGGAACAGGAAGCAAAAGAAGAAAATTTCAATTATTGAAACAAAGACCAGACTTAAATGTGGTTCAAGTTAGAGGTAATGTAGAAACTAGGATACGAAAAATAAAAGATGAAAATATGCATGGGATTGTCTTGGCGGCATCAGGAATAATAAGAGCTAATTTACAAGATAAAATAAGTTCTTATTTACCTGTTGATGTTGTTATTCCAGCACCTGCCCAAGGAGCTTTGGCTATAGAGATTAGAAGTAACGATAGTAATATAGAGAAAATAGTGAATTCGCTAAAAGACGAGAATACAGAAATCCAAATATTGGCTGAGAGAGGTTTTTTGGATGGTGTAAATGGAAGTTGTCATATTCCAATGGCAGCTTATTGTGAAATAATTCAAGATAAAATACACCTTACTGGTTTATATGGAGATTCAGAAGGAAATAAAATAGTAATCAAGTCTATAGATGGAGATATTTCTTCTCCTAGAGAGTTAGGTTTAAAGTTAGCTAAACTTGTATTGAAGGAGTATGAGAATTATGAAGGGTAA
- the hemB gene encoding porphobilinogen synthase: MLRRPRRLRASKAIRNLVRETKVNVEDLIYPLFVVEGEHIKEEIKSLPDVYHLSIDMLEEEVKEISELGIEHIMLFGVPDEKDECASQAFNDNGIVQKAIRKVKEINPDMNVITDVCMCQYTSHGHCGILTNTGYVDNDKSLEYLAKISVSHAKAGADMVAPSDMMDGRIQAIREALDKSGLENVGIMAYSVKYASNFYGPFREAAHSAPSFGDRKTYQMDPANSNEAIIETELDILEGADILMVKPALSYLDIIRRVKDNFDLPLAAYNVSGEYSMLKFAVREGLLNEDVILESITSIKRAGADIIITYFAKDIAKLLKK; this comes from the coding sequence ATGTTAAGAAGACCAAGAAGACTAAGAGCAAGTAAAGCAATCAGAAATTTAGTGAGAGAAACTAAAGTTAATGTAGAAGATTTAATATATCCACTATTTGTAGTAGAGGGAGAACATATAAAAGAAGAAATTAAATCTTTACCAGATGTCTATCATTTATCAATTGATATGTTAGAAGAAGAAGTAAAAGAAATTAGTGAGTTGGGAATTGAACATATAATGTTATTTGGTGTTCCAGATGAAAAAGATGAGTGTGCTTCACAAGCATTTAATGATAATGGAATAGTTCAAAAGGCAATTAGAAAGGTTAAAGAGATAAATCCAGATATGAATGTAATAACAGATGTCTGTATGTGTCAATATACAAGTCATGGACATTGTGGAATTCTAACTAATACTGGTTATGTTGACAATGATAAATCATTAGAGTATTTGGCTAAAATATCTGTAAGTCATGCTAAAGCAGGAGCAGATATGGTTGCTCCGTCTGATATGATGGATGGAAGAATACAAGCAATAAGAGAAGCTTTAGATAAAAGTGGATTAGAAAATGTAGGAATAATGGCTTACAGTGTCAAATACGCTTCAAATTTTTATGGACCTTTTAGAGAAGCAGCTCATTCAGCGCCATCTTTTGGAGATAGAAAAACGTATCAAATGGACCCAGCAAATAGCAATGAAGCTATAATAGAAACGGAGCTTGATATATTAGAAGGTGCAGATATACTTATGGTTAAACCTGCATTATCGTATTTAGATATAATAAGAAGAGTTAAAGACAATTTTGATTTACCCTTAGCAGCTTATAATGTAAGTGGAGAATATTCTATGCTTAAGTTTGCAGTTAGAGAAGGGTTATTAAATGAAGATGTAATTCTTGAATCAATTACCTCTATAAAAAGAGCTGGAGCAGATATAATAATAACTTATTTTGCTAAAGATATTGCTAAGTTGTTGAAAAAATAA
- a CDS encoding ABC transporter substrate-binding protein: MKLKRKLATGLAITLLLGSLVGCSNSNDSNASKGEKTDSNITKIDFWAPLGGTNGETAQKMVDQFNNEHKDVQVNMLKQKDYYENATKLQAALTSKDQPDVTLLEITQTGTFASAGALVDMSKYFDKTYQERFFSGLLTNSYYENKFVGMPFNRSTPILYINKDMATKAGLDPSGPKSWEELKEYANKMTNKSEDTYGFETPIDIWFYEAMVMQSGGEIANGKKVAFNNEAGQAPVKFWQDMMKAGIMKMPPGEDYNAWDVAKQDFVNSKVGMIFTSTADLAGLMQQTEGKFEISTAFLPKNQKYATPTGGANLVMLEGGTDKEKEASVEFIKWMTQTDKIVQFSSSTGYLPTTEDAIKSEELQTLYKEKPQYKVATDQLQYAVALPMLNGYKEATDKLMDEIKKGLTDLNVNPKDTVSKGTTAMQAVIDKTNK, encoded by the coding sequence ATGAAGCTTAAAAGAAAATTAGCAACAGGATTAGCAATAACATTATTATTAGGTTCTTTAGTTGGTTGTTCAAATTCTAATGATTCAAATGCATCTAAAGGAGAAAAGACTGATAGCAATATTACAAAGATAGATTTCTGGGCTCCTTTAGGTGGAACTAATGGTGAAACTGCACAAAAAATGGTTGACCAGTTTAATAATGAACATAAGGATGTACAGGTAAATATGTTAAAACAAAAAGATTATTATGAAAATGCAACAAAATTACAGGCAGCTTTAACTTCTAAAGACCAACCAGACGTAACATTATTAGAAATAACTCAAACAGGTACATTTGCATCAGCAGGTGCTTTAGTAGATATGAGCAAGTATTTTGATAAAACTTACCAAGAAAGATTTTTTTCTGGTCTTTTAACAAATTCCTATTATGAAAATAAGTTTGTTGGAATGCCATTTAACAGAAGTACACCAATATTATACATAAATAAAGACATGGCAACTAAAGCAGGTCTTGACCCTTCAGGTCCAAAATCATGGGAAGAGCTTAAAGAGTATGCTAATAAAATGACGAATAAATCAGAAGATACTTATGGTTTTGAAACACCAATAGATATTTGGTTCTATGAAGCTATGGTGATGCAAAGTGGTGGAGAAATAGCTAATGGTAAAAAAGTAGCATTTAATAATGAAGCAGGACAAGCACCAGTTAAATTCTGGCAAGATATGATGAAAGCTGGAATAATGAAAATGCCTCCTGGTGAAGATTATAATGCTTGGGATGTGGCAAAACAAGACTTTGTAAATAGTAAAGTAGGTATGATATTCACATCAACAGCAGATTTAGCAGGGCTTATGCAACAAACAGAAGGTAAATTTGAAATATCAACAGCATTTTTACCAAAAAATCAAAAATATGCAACTCCTACAGGTGGAGCAAACTTAGTTATGCTTGAAGGTGGGACTGATAAGGAAAAAGAGGCAAGTGTAGAATTTATAAAATGGATGACACAAACTGATAAAATAGTTCAATTTAGTTCATCAACAGGATATTTACCAACAACTGAAGATGCAATAAAATCAGAAGAGTTACAAACATTATATAAAGAAAAACCTCAATATAAAGTTGCAACTGACCAATTACAATATGCCGTTGCACTTCCAATGTTAAATGGATATAAGGAAGCAACTGATAAGCTAATGGATGAGATTAAAAAGGGGCTTACTGATTTAAATGTAAATCCAAAAGATACAGTCAGCAAAGGAACTACTGCAATGCAGGCAGTAATAGATAAAACAAATAAATAA
- the cobK gene encoding precorrin-6A reductase has protein sequence MILILGGTSDSLSICDKINELNQPYILSVTTDYGKELAQRHTKNVILGKLGKEEMLKFIKDNRIVKIIDATHPYAVEVSKNAMYCAKLSNIEYIRFERKSLIEEIDYDNKFIVNTIEEACEIANKIGKNVFIGTGSKNLNRFVEEINDKNLVVRVLPTSEVILSCEKLGLNADNIVAMKGPFSQCINEETYKHYGIDLVITKESGIAGGFLEKVNACKSFNIPVIIIKRESINYENVINDINKIKDILV, from the coding sequence ATGATTTTGATTTTAGGAGGAACTTCAGATAGCTTATCTATATGCGATAAGATAAATGAACTAAATCAACCATATATACTTTCAGTAACCACAGATTATGGAAAGGAACTTGCACAACGACATACAAAAAATGTAATTTTAGGGAAACTCGGAAAAGAGGAAATGCTAAAATTTATAAAAGATAATCGTATAGTAAAAATAATAGATGCAACTCATCCTTATGCAGTTGAAGTATCTAAAAATGCTATGTATTGTGCAAAACTATCAAATATAGAATACATAAGGTTTGAGAGAAAATCTCTAATTGAAGAAATAGATTATGATAATAAGTTTATAGTAAATACAATTGAAGAAGCCTGTGAAATAGCAAATAAAATAGGAAAAAATGTATTCATAGGAACAGGAAGTAAAAATTTGAATAGATTTGTAGAAGAAATAAATGATAAAAACTTAGTAGTTAGAGTTCTTCCAACTAGTGAAGTTATACTAAGTTGTGAAAAATTAGGTTTAAACGCAGATAATATAGTAGCTATGAAAGGACCGTTTAGCCAGTGTATAAACGAAGAAACTTATAAGCATTATGGCATAGACTTAGTTATAACAAAAGAAAGTGGAATAGCAGGTGGTTTCTTAGAAAAAGTAAATGCATGTAAAAGTTTCAATATACCAGTGATAATTATTAAGAGAGAATCAATTAACTATGAAAATGTAATCAATGATATAAATAAAATTAAAGATATACTTGTGTAA